The following nucleotide sequence is from Aneurinibacillus soli.
ATATTCTTCAAGTTCCGTTTGAATTGTTGAAGCGTCCTGCTGTCCAGCTTGAATAACCCCATTGATTGGCCGATGAATATCTTTTTTAAATACCTTATCTATCTGCATACTTCTCCCCCTCTTCTCGTTTTATGTAATGTGAAACGCTCGGTAATAATTATTACTAGAAAAACGATTGAACAACCGTAAATCCTGGCCACTGTATGTACCCGGATAAAATAAAATAAGTGGTATGTCCATTTGACACGAAAACAGCTTATTCAGCACATCATGCGCTCTCATCATCGGATACACACTTCCGACTCCAGTCAAAAACAGAACTTGCGCATCTTGGATTTGCTGTTCTAGCTGATACACCCACTCCCCTTCTTCAATCGTCGGCTCAATTACATCCTGAAATAAAGAATCTGTTCCTTCTTCGACTTCATAATCCAACAGACTTTCTATCCCGTCTTCTTCAAACAAACTCAATAAAAAGTGATATAAGTTAACTTCAGTAATTTTGACAGGCATTCGCACAAGAGTTTGCTGGATAAACTCACGGACAATACATTCATCTTCTGGCGCATAATCAAAAATTGAATATGGCACTTCGTTCGCTAACCCTTGTTTCTGCAAAAACTCAGGGCTTTGAATAAAATTGTATAAGCAGTTTAACCGCGCTTCAATTTTTAGCATCTCTCTCCCCTTCTCTTTGTTTTTTTATTGGTATAAGACATAAGTTAATAGCACCTGGTATGTTGAATGCTGGGATACATATGTGCGCAGAGACTCGCTAATTGCCAGTGGCATAACACGCCATTCATTACCTTCTTTCTCCAGCAACCCGCATTCAATTAAAAGATTGAGCATGATTTGACGAAGTTTTCGCTTCGTTTCTGTTGACCAGCCTGATACCACAGGGCTTTGCTCAGCTTTTTGCTCGAAAAAGGTCAGAATATCCCCGAAAGTTACCCTGTTCTTTTTACGATGTTTCCAATTGTAATAGACGACTTCCAAAAAAAACTCACGCGGCAACCGGTATACGGTTAAAAATGCATAAAGTAAAATCGCCAGGCTATCGTTCCGTGAGCCATGTAAAAACATCTGTTGAAGCGTTTCATCCAAGCAGGCAATTCTTCTTTGAACCATAGCCAACGTCTTTGTGATTGCTCGTTGGCTTCGCATATGAAACAAATTTTGTTCAACAATATGAGAACGAATTTCTTCTTTACTTAGCCCTTGTTGAAGAAACGGAATAACAATGCGCATCTCATTCCTAAATACACGTTCCGAAGTAAAGGCGGAATAGTCGTTTTGCATAAATAACCTCGCTCTCTCCTATTCAACATTTTATCCTATTTTTGTATGTATTTATATTTCGTTTTTCCTATAAATTCCGATTAACAAAAAAGAAAGCCACCTAAAATTCTACTTTAGAATTAAGATGACATCGGCCCTTTATTATATCAAATTATGAGAACATACTTAGTTGGAAGTTTATCCATATACAACCCATCTATAAAACCGTTCGCCCTTCTCGTTTCCTTTATAAGTGACAAGCCCGCAACCCACAAGGAAATCAAGATACTGACAAACAAAGGGGTATAGTCTGTACTTTCCTGTATGTTCGTATCTTGCTGAACTCGCTCCATGTTCAGAAATAAGATTTTCTGTAATTTCTTTTGCACTTTCAGTTCCCTGTTTTAAATAATGTTTAACAGCTTGCTTTTCCATGTCTGATAGACCGCTTATTTCTTCGTGGATATTTCTTTTTTCATTCTCACTCACTTTAATCCGAGAGCAGGTCTTTACTGCTGTGGCTGTCATACTATGTTGATAGGCAGGAAAAACGTTGCTTGAATGGGCTTTTACGGCAAAATGCTTTTTCTCATCTGTTATCTCTGCTTCTTCATAAGTTCTTCCTATTGCCTGCAAAAAGTCAGAGTAGAATTGAGGTATCTGTGAATCATTTCTATAAAGTTCATAAGGTAGTGTTTCTTCTATCCCCATCGTAATGATGGCATTTTGCTTCTCCTCATGGTAAATGGGCAATTCATCTACTACAACAAAGTAATATTTTCCCCGCGTGTCTATCCTCGCCAGCATATGTATTTGTTCGAGATTATGTACGAACGAATAAAAAGCAAAAGAAAAGTGAGGATCTTTACTATATTTACCTAATCGCATCATCCCTTTATCTTTTAGTCTTAAAAATCGCTTTGTAACCTCCGGCATCCAAAGCTTCCGTCCTCTTTTCTGATAAATAAATTCATTATATATCCATAACTTCCATAACTGAACTGGTGTAGCAATCAATTCAGAATAATTGGTTTGGGCATGGAAAAGACCCGGAAAGTTCTGAGAAGTGAATTGATGTTTTTGGCATAATTGAAGAAAGAGCATCTTTTCTTTTTCTGTCATACTTTTTGTTAACTGTCTTCGTTCCTGCACAATCGCTTTGTATCTTTGTCTAGCTTGCTCAATCTCGGTTTGTTTTCTTTCCTGCTCTTGTCTTTTCTCTTCCTCTTTTCTTTTTCGCTCTGCTTCTTCTTTTATATATAAAAGCTCAATTTCTCTTGACCACCATCGCTGTTTGTTAATCGTTACGTTTTGAAGCGGAATAATAAGTTCTGTTGGGTAGTAAAGAAGTGTGGTATCCAAATCTCCATTTTTTATATAACGGAAAATTTTTTGTTCTGTATTTATATAATGAAGATGTGCAGTATGCTTATATATAACTTGCTCTAATTCCACCAAACGATGCTTTTCTTTATCCTCTTCATGATCTGTCTTCCCATAACGATGTATGGAATCCCCAAGTACCCAAAAGTCTTTAATTCCGGCCTTTTTATATAGTCGATGGCGTTGGAGCCATGCTTCTCCTGAGATTTTATAACATTGGAATTCAAACGCCCACTTTTCTCCATCCGGGTGAATAACGATTACGTCTGATCGTTGATTCGTTTCTTCAATACGATGCTCTATTTCTACCTGTGACTTCGGAAACAAACCTCTAAGCTTGTTATATAATAACAACTTGCCCTCTAGGTGTTCTTTTGTTTCCGGTTCATAATAAGGATACGTACACACTACTTTGGGCTGGTGAGCAAAATGTGCGCGGCGTAAACGTCCTGCTCGAAAAACCATCTGTTCCTTACATTCCGGACAGATAACCCGTTTCTCTACATTGGTCAATTGTCGAAGCCAGTCCTCGCTATTATGTATACAATTGACCGAGTGCCCCTCTTTTGTGACAGCCGAAAACATACCTTTCTCCTTGTGCTTTTAATATTTTCTTATCCATAATAATACCTGCGTATCTATCTTATTCTCACCAATAATTCTCATATTCTCTCGAAGCACGGCTTGGCTTAAATACATCGGCAGAATTGTATACAGACGACTTGCTTTGCGATCGAGGCGAACCGTGCGTGACTATAGGACGCTCTCGCTTGATATATATTGTCTCGCTCTTCAAAGTGCTTTGGTTTCTTTTGATTTTTCGCTTTCTGTTTTTTTAGGTGTTTGATTCGACAGGCAAGGAGCCTTTTCTGCTACTATCTTATTATTTTTTTGCACAATGGCTTCTTTCTGAGTATTGGCTCGCACCGTATATTATTCGAGTCTAAAACACTTTGAAAAGCAGAGCGAATAAAGCCAGTATTGCAAAGTGTACAATGCAGTACATCTGTGATCATGTATTGCACTATTGCTAGCACGAATCCACTGCACCTGCACTTTCCTTGCCTGAAGCTTTCCACCACATCGGGAACAGCACGTGAGAAACCGATCCGTAATATGTACAAAATAAGTCGAATCATACTATTTACTGCAAAAAGTAGCGACACGACAACTCCATACATTTATTGGTATTTTGTACAAACAAGTATATCATTTTTCCTATCCTAAAAGAGTGTGTTTTTTAATAAGTCAGAAAATAATTAAACTTCTATATGTTATTGCTGTATAATCGAAAAAATTGTTACTGAAAAAGCAAAAAAACCGTACTTCTCCCTTTGTGAGAGAAATACGGCTTTTTCACTTTTTTAATTGATGGCAACGCTTTTAATTTTATTTATCCTACCAAATACCTCTATTTAAATTTAACATTGTACTCTCGAATGATATGCTCTACCCACTCATCTGTAGATTTTTCTGCTCGCTTCTCATCAGGAGAATAGATGAACATGCGATAAAAACGTGATGCGAGTAAGATTTCCGTAGCAGTTGAACCGAGGCGATTAACAAGTTCATGATGAATACGAAGCACGAATCTCATGTCATCTTCATCGAACTCAATCATTCCTTTTTTCATCGAATTAACCCTCCGATTTGTAATTTATTCAGTATTGCCCTGTAGCAAACGACTATAATCATGCTTATTCGTTTTAAAGGGTAGTATCTATTCTTCATTCTCTATCCAAATCCTTCTGATAGTGAAGAACTTTAAAAATCTCAGCCAAATTTAGGATATTTTTTAACTCTTCCTGTCCAAGCGCTTTTGTTTCTCCTTTCAAACGAATAGTAACTTCCAACACTGGCTCATTTGCGGGAATATTTTTTTGTACAACGGAAATATCCTCCCGATTGTTCGTGATGCTTTCGCCAAGAAGCAGGTAGTCACATGACACTTCGAAATATCTCGCAAGCTTTACGATTGTATCCATACACGGCTCCCTTCTGCCGAGTTCATAACTGGCATAGGCCGCTCGATGCACACTGATAGCTCGTGCAACATCTTTCTGTACTTTTCCCTGTTCCTTCCTTAGTTTTATTAGGTGTTGGCCAAACCCTGTATATTTTTTCATCTTCTTTCGCCTGCTGTTTTATACCGCAGGCTCCCTCCTTTTTAAAATGTAAAAAAGCGCACCTTGCCCAAAGGCAAAATACGCTTTAAAAAAACTCTCATTCATTATTCTTCGTTTTGTTCCACAAAGGGACTGTACGAAATCCTAAATTATCTTCCGCTGATACTCTACATGTTGGAAACAACGGATATAAAATCATGTTCTATATGGAGTATACGCCAATTAATTACAATAACAAATCTAAACGCAAACAAATTCTTATAATTTACATATCGCTATAGCCCTACTTATTTATGCATGATTTTACTATACTTTATTCATTAGACGTCATCCCACATACACTATCACCTGATACCTCTTACGTCCTGATACCTCTGTACATTCCATCCCGGTACCTCCGTACATTGCATCTCGATACCTCCGTACATTGCATCTCGATACCTAAAGTATATAAAAATGTCGAATGTACCACCTAACCTTCTCACTTTCTTACTAAAATCCCGTCAAAAAAAATAGCCGTACCTGTCCTACAAAAATACGAAAAAGTGGTATAGAATCAGGACTAAAGAAAAAATAGCGATTTTTTATGTCTACACACCAGAAAAAACTGATGAATTGTCGCCATTTTATGTAGTATCGAATCAGTATACCCGATAATTTACCGGGATTTCTATACGGGAACAAGCTGGGATTCTATACCTCGCTTCCTTTATTTTTCTTCGAAAATCTGCTGTTTCATAGGACGGAAAAACTAATGAACACTTATTTTAAGAAAGGGGATTCTCCATGAAACTGGATCGGAAAGAATTTGAAAAGTTAAAGATACTCGAAGATGTCGCTCGAGAAGGATATGTACTCTCTTCTCCTATGTCTCAAGAAGAACAAATAGAGCTGGATGAGGTCACAAAAAGAGCCATAGAAGCTCGAAAGGCAAAAAAGAAAAGCCCTAACAGCGACTCTTAATCTTAGAGAATCATACGTTTGACGGGAATGTATACAACAAATTCCCTTTATTTATACGACTTCTTTCTATCTTACCAATGCGATTGTACACAATTGAGCCTGGAAGCAAAAAATAAACCCTTGATTGTTTACAATTTAGAGAAAGAATCGTCAAAAATAGCGTCAAATAAACAAAAACAATGTACACAATCCAAGAACAGATTGTGTACAATTTTCATCTACAACAACCGGAAACAGCTATAGAATTAGCCTTTTATTGTATACCTTCAAGTTGTTCGGAAACTGTTTTTTTCGACCTGTGACTATATCATACATAAATACAGGTGTACACACTTCCACATCCATTTTATACAATCCAAGCATTGAGTAATGACAAACTTAAACACATATTCCCCAGAGATAATAATTGATGTAAAAAAGGCAGTACGAAACTCACTACCTGAGTTTCGTACTGCCT
It contains:
- a CDS encoding DUF1788 domain-containing protein, whose product is MLKIEARLNCLYNFIQSPEFLQKQGLANEVPYSIFDYAPEDECIVREFIQQTLVRMPVKITEVNLYHFLLSLFEEDGIESLLDYEVEEGTDSLFQDVIEPTIEEGEWVYQLEQQIQDAQVLFLTGVGSVYPMMRAHDVLNKLFSCQMDIPLILFYPGTYSGQDLRLFNRFSSNNYYRAFHIT
- a CDS encoding DUF1819 family protein; its protein translation is MQNDYSAFTSERVFRNEMRIVIPFLQQGLSKEEIRSHIVEQNLFHMRSQRAITKTLAMVQRRIACLDETLQQMFLHGSRNDSLAILLYAFLTVYRLPREFFLEVVYYNWKHRKKNRVTFGDILTFFEQKAEQSPVVSGWSTETKRKLRQIMLNLLIECGLLEKEGNEWRVMPLAISESLRTYVSQHSTYQVLLTYVLYQ
- a CDS encoding competence protein CoiA family protein, giving the protein MFSAVTKEGHSVNCIHNSEDWLRQLTNVEKRVICPECKEQMVFRAGRLRRAHFAHQPKVVCTYPYYEPETKEHLEGKLLLYNKLRGLFPKSQVEIEHRIEETNQRSDVIVIHPDGEKWAFEFQCYKISGEAWLQRHRLYKKAGIKDFWVLGDSIHRYGKTDHEEDKEKHRLVELEQVIYKHTAHLHYINTEQKIFRYIKNGDLDTTLLYYPTELIIPLQNVTINKQRWWSREIELLYIKEEAERKRKEEEKRQEQERKQTEIEQARQRYKAIVQERRQLTKSMTEKEKMLFLQLCQKHQFTSQNFPGLFHAQTNYSELIATPVQLWKLWIYNEFIYQKRGRKLWMPEVTKRFLRLKDKGMMRLGKYSKDPHFSFAFYSFVHNLEQIHMLARIDTRGKYYFVVVDELPIYHEEKQNAIITMGIEETLPYELYRNDSQIPQFYSDFLQAIGRTYEEAEITDEKKHFAVKAHSSNVFPAYQHSMTATAVKTCSRIKVSENEKRNIHEEISGLSDMEKQAVKHYLKQGTESAKEITENLISEHGASSARYEHTGKYRLYPFVCQYLDFLVGCGLVTYKGNEKGERFYRWVVYG
- a CDS encoding helix-turn-helix domain-containing protein, which codes for MKKYTGFGQHLIKLRKEQGKVQKDVARAISVHRAAYASYELGRREPCMDTIVKLARYFEVSCDYLLLGESITNNREDISVVQKNIPANEPVLEVTIRLKGETKALGQEELKNILNLAEIFKVLHYQKDLDRE